The genomic segment TCTACTATGTTATAAGCGGTCTTAGACGCTTGATTCAATTTAATATAGATGCTGAAGCAGGAGAGGTAGGAAAGTTTTTTGTAGGTGTTCCAACACCTCTTGGAGCTATTTTACTATGGCTTGTATATCTTGGAAATATTTATGGTATTATACCATCTCAAGCAGTTATAGGTTTTATGATCATAATAGGATGGTTGTTGAACTCAAAAGTAAAAGTACCACATCCTTAATTGTTAAGAAAATTAAGGATGTCAAATAACAATACCCCTTGATGAATTGCTTTCTTGGAATATCAAAATAGATGAACTTGAGGGGTAGGTTACTTTGTGCTTACTTTTTCATTAAATGAACTTGTTATGCACTTTATTACTTAACAGCTCATTTGCTCCATTTTGAAATTCATAACTTGTTAGATATTTGGGTTACTTATCAACTCTAAACTTTTGTCTATACTTGCTTGCAAAAATTTATATAAATCATTTTTATTATTTATAGCTTTTAAATATTCATCTCTGCTTTCATTTTTAATAAGTGGTGGGATGATACTGTTTTGTATGGCTTGATAAGTCATTAAAAGTCTTCCAACTCTTCCATTACCATCTGCAAATGGATGTATCCTTTCAAATAATATATGAAACTCTGCTATATCTTCTAAACTCATATTATTGCTTTTGAATCTATATAAAAGATTTTCTATATCATTTGAAGTTTTACTTGGATGTGAAAGTTTAATATCTACACCTTTAATATATCTTTCATCTAATCTATAAGCTCCAATAGGTTTAGATACATATTCTGGGCTAACTTTTAGAGCATCTTCAAACATAATTGCGTGTATATCTTTTATAAAACTACTATCAATAATATTATTTGGATTTGTTGCTTCTCTAACTATTACATCGTAAGCTTTTGCAAACCCCAATATAATAAGTTGCTCTCCAAGTGGTTTATGTCCTGCTGTATGTCCTAACTCTAACAACTCTTTTGTCTCACCAAACGAAAGTGTTGTTCCTTCTATTGCGTTTGAGTGATGAGTGATAGATATACGAAGTTGGCGAAATAGTTCTTCTCGTTGCTTTAGTGTTAGCTCATTTAGTTTATACATTTTGCTCTTCTTATGTGTCAATTATCTCCAATAATTTGTTATGTCTTTAACTCAAATACTCCATAATCCCAATTTTTATTTTTTGCTTTTTTTGTTTCATTCCATTTTTGTAAAATTAATTCTTTTCGAATTAATCTATTTATAATACCATGACCAATTAAAATTACTGGTTTGTTTTGTTTGGATAATTCTATTAATCTTTTGGTAGCTTTTTTTGCTCTTATTTTTGCTTCTTTGTAAGATTCACAATTTTTTGAATATCCTAATAACCATAATATTCTAAAAAATATTAACCAAACTTTAGGATTTAATTTTAATAAATGCCAATTTGAATATGGAAGCTCTGCTTCATTGAAAACATCATTTATTTCAAATGGTATTTTGTTAAATATTTTGGCTGATTGAATTGACCTTTTTAAATTACTACAAATTAAAATATCTGTTTTATTCAATAAATTTTTAGTTTCATTTTTTGATGATAATTCAGATTTTATATCTGAATTATTATAATCGATAATCCATTTTCTAAATTGATCTGCTGGAATATTTTTATAATCTTTAATATCAACTTCACCATGTCTAAGTAATATTATTTTTTGCATATAAAGTTTAATGCTCCTGTGGGACATAAAGACCGATTTGATAAATAAACGGTTTTACTCTATCAAGTTTTTAACTCTTAAAAGTATTTTAGCAAAATAAAATTAGAAAAATAGATAGATTATATTATTTATATTTCAAGGATTTGTTATACATCTTATTTATATTAGTTTTTTATCTCTTGCAAGAGTCCAAGCCGATGTATGTTGTGTAAAACCTATTTTTGGATAATATTCTGTTGCCTTTGGTGCTGATAATAAAATAATTTTACATTTATCGTTAAGTTGCTTTTGTGTCATATTAATAAGATTTTTACCTATACCTTTGTTTTGATATTTTTTATCTACTGCTAAATCAGATAAGTAGCAACAATAATAAAAATCTGTTACTGACCTTGCAACCCCAATAATTTTTTTATTATTAGTTGCTACTACTATTATATCTGCATTTTTCAACATACCATCAATACACTTTAAATTATCTATAGGTCTTCTTTCACCTAAAGTTGAACGATTTAGTATGTTAATAA from the Hydrogenimonas thermophila genome contains:
- a CDS encoding Fic family protein; its protein translation is MYKLNELTLKQREELFRQLRISITHHSNAIEGTTLSFGETKELLELGHTAGHKPLGEQLIILGFAKAYDVIVREATNPNNIIDSSFIKDIHAIMFEDALKVSPEYVSKPIGAYRLDERYIKGVDIKLSHPSKTSNDIENLLYRFKSNNMSLEDIAEFHILFERIHPFADGNGRVGRLLMTYQAIQNSIIPPLIKNESRDEYLKAINNKNDLYKFLQASIDKSLELISNPNI
- a CDS encoding histidine phosphatase family protein — encoded protein: MQKIILLRHGEVDIKDYKNIPADQFRKWIIDYNNSDIKSELSSKNETKNLLNKTDILICSNLKRSIQSAKIFNKIPFEINDVFNEAELPYSNWHLLKLNPKVWLIFFRILWLLGYSKNCESYKEAKIRAKKATKRLIELSKQNKPVILIGHGIINRLIRKELILQKWNETKKAKNKNWDYGVFELKT
- a CDS encoding GNAT family N-acetyltransferase codes for the protein MNIEYKLNPKLTVNEFINILNRSTLGERRPIDNLKCIDGMLKNADIIVVATNNKKIIGVARSVTDFYYCCYLSDLAVDKKYQNKGIGKNLINMTQKQLNDKCKIILLSAPKATEYYPKIGFTQHTSAWTLARDKKLI